DNA from Mycobacterium sp. SMC-8:
CATCGGCCTGACGCTGTCGGAGAACCAGAAGCAGCACATCGAGACCAACCGGTTCCCCAACATCGACACCAGCCGCAGCATGGAAGTCCGGCTGCAGCCGTGGGAGGAGTTCGACGGCAAGGTCGACCGGGTCGTGTCGATCGGCGCGTTCGAGCACTTCGGCTTCAACAAGTACGACGACTACTTCAAGAAGACCTTCAGCTGGATGCCCGACGACGGTGTGATGCTGCTACACACGATCATCATCCCCAGCGATGACGAGATCAAAGCCAAGAAGCTGCCGCTGACCATGTCGAAGGTGCGCTTCATCAAGTTCATCATGGACGAGATCTACCCCGGCGGTCGTCTGCCGCTGGCCGCTCAGGTCACCGACGCGGCGACTCGTAACGGCTACAACGTCACCCGCGAGCAGCACCTGCAGCCGCACTACGTCAAGACGCTCGACACCTGGGCCTCGAACCTCAAGGACAAGAAGGACGAGGCGATCGCGATCACCTCAGAGGAGATCTACGAGCGCTTCTACAAGTACCTGACCGGGTGCGCCGACCTGTTCCGCGACGGCTACACCGACGTCGTCCAATTCACCTGCGAGAAACCGTAAATGACGCCCGTGTAGTAATTTGGGTACGCGCGTAACCTGGATGCCCACACGGAACGAGAATCCGCTTTTTCGGATGGAGGTCGGTCGGGAATGGTCAAGAGCACGGTGAACCCGCCCGAGGCGGGCAAGAACATGGAGCCCCACTTCGACGAGGTTCAGGCGCACTACGACCTCTCCGACGACTTCTTCGGCCTCTTCCAGGATCCGTCCCGGACCTACAGTTGCGCCTATTACGAACGCGACGACATGACGCTGGCCGAGGCGCAGCTGGCCAAGATCGACCTCGCGTTGGGCAAGCTGGATCTGCGGCCGGGTATGACGCTGCTCGACATCGGTTGCGGTTGGGGCTCGGTGCTCCGCCGTGCGGTGGAGAAGTACGACGTCAACGTCATCGGCCTGACGTTGAGCCGCAACCAACACAAGTTCGCCCAGGAACTGCTCGACGGCCTCGACACGCAGCGGTCCCGGCGCATCCTGCTGCGCGGCTGGGAGCAGTTCGAGGAACCCGTCGACCGCATCGTCAGCATCGAAGCCATCGAGGCGTTCCCGCAGGAGCGTTACGCCCCGTTCTTCAAGATGTGCAGCAGCGTGCTGCCCAGCGGTGGCCGGATGCTGCTGCAGGCCATCCTCGGCCATCCGCTGAAGAAGTGGCCCGAATTGGGCATTCCGATCACGATGACCGACCTCAAGTTCATGCGGTTCATCGCCAAGGAGATCTTCCCCGGCGGCTCGGTTCCCGGCGAAGACAACATCGTCGAACTGTCCGCCGATGCCGGGTTCACGCTGGAGCACAAGCAGTACCTGAACAAGGACTATGTGCGCACCCTCGACACCTGGGCCGAGGCGCTGGAGGCCCATCACGACGAGTCCGTCGCGGCCACGTCCGAAGAGGTCTACCAGCGGTACATGAAGTACCTGACCGGATGCAGCGACTTCTTCAACCGTGGCATCAGCGAACTGGGTCAGTTCACTCTCGTCAAAGCCTGACCCCGCTGCCGGCGCAACTGCATTCCGGCGGCAGAAGGTCGAGAAACGCCCTGTTCAGTTGCAGTTTCGGCGTCGCTAAGGGCGGCCGAACACCAGCGACACGTTGTGGCCGCCGAACCCGAACGAGTTGTTGATCGCGTACTGGTAGTTGCCGGGCCGCGGGCTGCCTGCCACCACATCGAGGTGGATGTCCGGGGCCAGGTTCTTCAGATTGCGCGTCGCCGGCACCACGCCGTCGCGCAGGGCCAACAGCGTCAGAACCGACTCGACCGCACCCACCGCCCCCACCGAATGCCCGAGCGCCCCCTTCGGCGCGTACACCGCAGGTGAGTGGCTGCCCAGTGCGTTGTTGATCGCCACCGCTTCGGCGACGTCGCCCACCGTGGTTCCGGTCGCGTGCGCGTTGACGTGGTCGATGTCGATCGGTGACAGGCCGGCGAGCTCGATCGCCCGGGCCATCGCGTGGCCCGCCCGCTCGCCGTTGGGATCGGGGGCCACCATGTGGTAACCGTCCGAGGTGACGCTGGCCCCCATCAACCGGCCCACGATCCGGGCACCCCGAGCCCTCGCGTGCTCCTCGGTCTCGATCACCAGCAGCGCGCCGCCCTCCCCGAACACGAAGCCGTCGCGGTCCTTGTCGAAGGGCCGGCAGGCGCCCTGGGGGTCGTCGTTGTTGGTCGACATCACGATGCGCATCTTGGCGAACGCGGCGATCGGCACCGCTTCGATGCGGGACTCCACTCCCCCGCAGATCGCGATGTCGGCGTCGCCGAAGATGATCTGCCGCCACGCCTGGGCCACCCCCTCGGAGCCCGACGCGCATGCCGACACCGGGGTCACCATCCCGGCGCGGGCATGGTGATCCACCGCGACCGCGGTGGACGGCGCGCTGGGCACGTATTGCTGCACCGCGTTCGGTGCGACGGCGCCATATCCGCGTTGGCGCAGGTCGTCGTACGCGAAGATCATCATCTCGATGCCGCCCATCCCGGTGCCGATCGACACGGCCAACCGGCGCGGATCCACCTCGGGCGAACCGGCGTTCTCCCACACCCGCCGGCCGAGCACCAGGGCCATCCGCTGGATGTACGAGTGGTTCGCGACCTCCTCGGGGGTCAGCTCCTCGTCGAAGGTCTCCAGCAGGTGCCCCCCGATGCGGACCGGCAGGTCGAACTCTTCGACGAACGAGTCCGGTAGGTACCGGATACCGCTGCGCCCGTCCAGTAGCGCCCGCCACGTCGACTCCACGTCCGTGCCCAGAGCCGTCGTCATGGCGATGCCGGTCACCACCACGTCCGGGAACTTAGCCATGGTCCCCCCATGCTGCCGATACTGTCGCCGGTAATGCGTGTACTCGACATGTACCCCACGAGTAGCGGGTCCCGCTACGGGTATCCGCAACCATATGGCAGAACAGAAGTTCACCACCGGTGACAAGGTGACCTGGCAGAGCCACGGCAGCACGGCCGAGGGCACCGTCGAGGAGAAGATCACCTCCGACACCGAGGCTGCCGGGCGCACGGTGCGGGCATCGCCGGACGAACCCCAATACCGGGTGCGCAGCGACAAGAGCGGCAACGACGCCGTGCACAAGCCCGACGTTCTGAAGAAGAAGTCGTGACGATCAGCTCTCGATCGACGACAGGTTGAACCCGGCCCCGGTCGGATCCGTCACCGCGGCCAGCCTGCCGTACGGGGTGTCCTCGGCGGCCCGCACGACGCTCCCGCCGGTGTCCACGATGAGCTGCACGGTCTTGTCGACGTCGTCGGCGCCGAGGAAGAAGGACCAGCTCGACGGCGCCTCGCCCGGGATACCGCTGCCGTCCATCACGCCGAGCAGCGCCGCACCGTCGAACAGGGCTGTGCTGTAGCGGAACTCATCGGAGTCGGACACGGTGTCGATGTCCCAGCCGAAAACCGTGCGGTAGAAGTCGAGAGCTCCCCGGTAGTCAATGGCGGTGAGCTGGTGGTAGACCGGTGCGCCGGGCTGGTCGACGAGTTCGTAGCCGTGGTGGCCGGTCGGCTGCCAGAGCCCGAAGAATGCGCCGGCCGGGTCGGTGATCATCCCCATCCAGCCCTTGCCGGGAACCTCCATCGGCGCCACGCACGAGGTGCCACCGGCCGCGGTGGCCTTGTCGACAGTGGTCTGGATGTCGGCGGTGTGCAGGTAGGTGGTCCAGGCGTCGGGGGCGTCCCACTGCGGGTCGTTGACCATCAATCCGGCCACCGGTCGGCCGTCCAGGAGTGCGGTGACGTAGCCGCCGTACTCCGGGCCGGCGGTGTCGAAGGTCCAGCCGAAAACCCTGCCGTAGAAGTCCTTTGCGCGGTCGAGGTCGGAGGTGGCCAGGTCGATCCAGATGGGGGCGCCCAGCGGGACGGAGGTACGGACGGGCATCGAACTCTCCTGTTCAGTGGTCCAGGGGTGGTGTGTCATCGATGCAGACCGACGGACCGGCGGAAACTCATCGCGCCCCGGCGCTAGGAGGCGAGCCCCAGCACCCGCAACGCGTTCTGCTTGTAGATCAGCGGCACCACCGCCGGGTCGATGTCGAGAGTGTCGAAGTCGCGGCGCCAGCGTTCGAGCTGGATGTACGGGTAGTCGGTGCCGAACAGCACCTTGGTACGCAATTGGCGTCCCATCGCTTGGACCAGTTGGGGCGGAAAGTACTTCGGCGACCACCCCGACAGATCGATGTAGACGTTGGCCTTGTGCGTGGCGATCGAGATCTGCGCATCCACCCACGGCACGGCCGGGTGGGCCATCACGATCGTCAGCTCCGGGAAGTCGGCGGCGACGTCGTCGAGGAGCATGGGATCGCTGTAACGCAACTTGATGCCGTGGCCACCCGGCAGCCCGGCGCCCATACCGGTCTGCCCGGTGTGGAATAACGCGGGCACACCGGCCTCGGCGATCGCATGGTAGATCGGGTAGTGGGCGCGGTCATTGGGCTCGAACGCCTGCATGCTCGGATGGAATTTGAAGCCCTTGACGCCGTGATTGCGCACCAGGTCGTGGACACGGTGCACGGCGTGACGGCCCTGCCACGGATCGACGGAGCCGAACGGGATCAACACGTCGTTGTTGCGGGCGGCGCCGGCGACCAGGTCCTCGATCGAGTTCGGCGCGTGCCGCATGCCGTGGCGGGCGTCGATGGTGAACACCACCGCGGCGGTGTTGTGCTGTCGGTACTGCTCGGCGACGGCGTCCACGCCGGCCGCGACGCCTTCCAAGGCGGAGGGCATCTTGAAGTACTTGCCGGTCGCCTCGACCAGAACGTCGTCATAGGCGCGGTGGCCGTGGCTGTCGACCTCGACGTGGGTGTGGATGTCGATCGCCGCGACCGCATCGAAATCGATTCCGTACTCGTACTTTTCACTCGACACTGCGCC
Protein-coding regions in this window:
- a CDS encoding DUF2945 domain-containing protein, which translates into the protein MAEQKFTTGDKVTWQSHGSTAEGTVEEKITSDTEAAGRTVRASPDEPQYRVRSDKSGNDAVHKPDVLKKKS
- a CDS encoding KasA/KasB family beta-ketoacyl-ACP synthase, which encodes MAKFPDVVVTGIAMTTALGTDVESTWRALLDGRSGIRYLPDSFVEEFDLPVRIGGHLLETFDEELTPEEVANHSYIQRMALVLGRRVWENAGSPEVDPRRLAVSIGTGMGGIEMMIFAYDDLRQRGYGAVAPNAVQQYVPSAPSTAVAVDHHARAGMVTPVSACASGSEGVAQAWRQIIFGDADIAICGGVESRIEAVPIAAFAKMRIVMSTNNDDPQGACRPFDKDRDGFVFGEGGALLVIETEEHARARGARIVGRLMGASVTSDGYHMVAPDPNGERAGHAMARAIELAGLSPIDIDHVNAHATGTTVGDVAEAVAINNALGSHSPAVYAPKGALGHSVGAVGAVESVLTLLALRDGVVPATRNLKNLAPDIHLDVVAGSPRPGNYQYAINNSFGFGGHNVSLVFGRP
- a CDS encoding amidohydrolase family protein: MSSEKYEYGIDFDAVAAIDIHTHVEVDSHGHRAYDDVLVEATGKYFKMPSALEGVAAGVDAVAEQYRQHNTAAVVFTIDARHGMRHAPNSIEDLVAGAARNNDVLIPFGSVDPWQGRHAVHRVHDLVRNHGVKGFKFHPSMQAFEPNDRAHYPIYHAIAEAGVPALFHTGQTGMGAGLPGGHGIKLRYSDPMLLDDVAADFPELTIVMAHPAVPWVDAQISIATHKANVYIDLSGWSPKYFPPQLVQAMGRQLRTKVLFGTDYPYIQLERWRRDFDTLDIDPAVVPLIYKQNALRVLGLAS
- a CDS encoding cyclopropane mycolic acid synthase family methyltransferase, whose protein sequence is MPNSSTDQANQTAESAWLSKSASQTRGSDKKEVQFHYDISNDFFKLWQDPSQTYSCAYFERDDMTLEEAQLAKVDLSLGKLGLEPGMTLLDIGCGWGSTIQRAVEKYDVNVIGLTLSENQKQHIETNRFPNIDTSRSMEVRLQPWEEFDGKVDRVVSIGAFEHFGFNKYDDYFKKTFSWMPDDGVMLLHTIIIPSDDEIKAKKLPLTMSKVRFIKFIMDEIYPGGRLPLAAQVTDAATRNGYNVTREQHLQPHYVKTLDTWASNLKDKKDEAIAITSEEIYERFYKYLTGCADLFRDGYTDVVQFTCEKP
- a CDS encoding cyclopropane mycolic acid synthase family methyltransferase, which gives rise to MVKSTVNPPEAGKNMEPHFDEVQAHYDLSDDFFGLFQDPSRTYSCAYYERDDMTLAEAQLAKIDLALGKLDLRPGMTLLDIGCGWGSVLRRAVEKYDVNVIGLTLSRNQHKFAQELLDGLDTQRSRRILLRGWEQFEEPVDRIVSIEAIEAFPQERYAPFFKMCSSVLPSGGRMLLQAILGHPLKKWPELGIPITMTDLKFMRFIAKEIFPGGSVPGEDNIVELSADAGFTLEHKQYLNKDYVRTLDTWAEALEAHHDESVAATSEEVYQRYMKYLTGCSDFFNRGISELGQFTLVKA
- a CDS encoding VOC family protein, producing the protein MPVRTSVPLGAPIWIDLATSDLDRAKDFYGRVFGWTFDTAGPEYGGYVTALLDGRPVAGLMVNDPQWDAPDAWTTYLHTADIQTTVDKATAAGGTSCVAPMEVPGKGWMGMITDPAGAFFGLWQPTGHHGYELVDQPGAPVYHQLTAIDYRGALDFYRTVFGWDIDTVSDSDEFRYSTALFDGAALLGVMDGSGIPGEAPSSWSFFLGADDVDKTVQLIVDTGGSVVRAAEDTPYGRLAAVTDPTGAGFNLSSIES